A DNA window from Mytilus edulis chromosome 14, xbMytEdul2.2, whole genome shotgun sequence contains the following coding sequences:
- the LOC139503502 gene encoding uncharacterized protein yields MKRQLVKVQENQSNVEKKVDILIQMLHSKTDASKKGSQKINVPAQIAQSIRCGFQQGMTEKDFIWKTKNEAGNILKYNSAENKEMSDFIIEFVKGQYPDEVEGVVREGIKTNFESFKAKKRREETGKQEEHNKKMTVYSRLKRKLNNRKKALKEKSSMPKEQKETVMSSMEIQYMSSEQTDSEDEGSFIVRPLPWRSDDFDKLVKKLDQKHENKLSKRSRRQNNIRKVGAVSSRKKLEVVPGHEWVFR; encoded by the exons ATGAAAAGACAGCTGGTAAAAGTGCAAGAAAATCAAAGTAATGTTGAAAAGAAAGTggatattttgattcaaatgCTACACTCAAAAACAGATGCATCAAAAAAAGGAAGCCAAAAGATTAACGTCCCTGCACAAATTGCA CAATCAATACGGTGTGGTTTCCAGCAAGGTATGACTGAAAAGGATTTCATCTGGAAAACAAAGAACGAAGCTGGCAATATCCTTAA atataattcTGCAGAGAATAAAGAGATGTCCGATTTCATCATTGAATTCGTAAAAGGTCAATATCCCGACGAAGTGGAGGGGGTTGTAAGAG AAGGAATAAAGACAAATTTTGAATCGTTCAAAGCAAAGAAACGAAGAGAAGAGACTGGTAAACAAGAAGAACATAACAAGAAAATGACTGTGTACAGCAGATTGAAAAGA aaattaaacaACAGAAAAAAGGCATTAAAAGAAAAATCCAGCATGCCAAAAGAACAAAAAGAAACAGTTATGTCAAGTATGGAGATACAGTATATGTCTTCTGAACAAACCGATTCAGAAGACGAAGGGTCGTTTATCGTCAGACCTCTGCCTTGGAGGTCTGACGATTTTGACAAATTAGTCAAAAAACTAgaccagaaacacgaaaataaacTTAGCAAGAGAAGCAGACGGCAGAATAATATTCGAAAGGTTGGAGCAGTTTCTTCAAGGAAAAAATTAGAAGTCGTGCCAGGACATGAATGGGTGTTTAGATAG